In the genome of Gloeotrichia echinulata CP02, one region contains:
- a CDS encoding HigA family addiction module antitoxin, protein MNNNRLPNIHPGEILQLEFLAPMNLTPYRLSKDIGVAQTRISEILSGKRSITADTAWRLSHYFGNSAQFWLNLQTQYDLRQALEENAEVYNQIRKISVNNVA, encoded by the coding sequence ATGAATAACAACCGTCTGCCAAATATCCACCCTGGAGAAATCCTACAATTAGAATTTTTAGCACCCATGAATCTCACACCTTATCGATTAAGCAAGGATATAGGTGTAGCTCAGACACGGATTAGCGAAATTTTATCTGGAAAACGCAGTATTACAGCAGATACAGCTTGGCGTTTATCCCACTATTTTGGTAACAGCGCTCAATTTTGGCTGAATTTACAAACTCAATATGATTTACGCCAGGCTCTTGAAGAAAATGCAGAGGTTTACAATCAAATCCGTAAAATTTCGGTAAATAATGTAGCTTAA
- the purL gene encoding phosphoribosylformylglycinamidine synthase subunit PurL, producing the protein MTATSPTPFSPQEIAAEGIKPEEYAEIVRRLGRHPNKAELGMFGVMWSEHCCYKNSRPLLKQFPTTGPRILVGPGENAGVVDLGDGLQLAFKIESHNHPSAVEPFQGAATGVGGILRDIFTMGARPIALLNSLRFGSLDDAKTQRLFQGVVAGISHYANCVGVPTVGGEVYFNAAYSGNPLVNVMALGLMETPEIVKSGAAGIGNPVLYVGSTTGRDGMGGASFASAELSDQSIDNRPAVQVGDPFLEKSLIEACLEAFKTGAVVAAQDMGAAGITCSTSEMAAKGGVGIELDLDKIPAREFGMVPYEYLLSESQERMLFVAHKGREQELIDIFHRWGLHAVVGGTVIAEPIVRILFQGTVAAEIPADALAENTPLYHRELLTEPPEYAVKAWEWKPDSLPDCTTAGIKIQGNLHSWNDILLTLLDTPTIASKSWVYRQYDHQVQNNTVILPGGADAAVVRLRPLEPPSTVKGGGNKGVAATVDCNPRYVYLDPYEGAKAVVAEAARNLSCVGAQPLAVTDNLNFGSPEKPIGYWQLAEACRGLAEGCRELATPVTGGNVSLYNETLDSQGNPQPIYPTPVVGMVGLISDISKICGQGWQAVGDLIYLLGLPVTSKITLGASEYLATIHNTVAGIPPRVDFDLERRVQAVCRAGIREGWVRSAHDCAEGGLAIAIAESCISGNLGAQITLEIPINQSVRLDEVLFAEGGGRILVSVGLEQQGIWESYLQEHLGKEWQKLGTVANSDLGLRVLTTENQALINLSITDVSDRYSQAIARRLTIPATTPS; encoded by the coding sequence GAAGGTATCAAGCCAGAAGAATATGCAGAAATTGTCCGACGCTTAGGGCGTCATCCCAACAAAGCTGAACTGGGTATGTTTGGGGTAATGTGGTCAGAGCATTGCTGTTATAAAAATTCCCGCCCTTTACTCAAACAGTTTCCCACGACCGGACCGAGGATTCTGGTAGGTCCTGGTGAAAATGCTGGTGTTGTCGATTTAGGCGATGGACTACAACTAGCTTTTAAAATTGAATCCCATAACCACCCCTCAGCTGTCGAACCTTTTCAAGGCGCGGCAACGGGAGTGGGTGGGATTTTGCGAGATATATTTACAATGGGTGCCCGTCCCATTGCTTTATTAAATTCCCTGCGGTTTGGTTCCTTGGATGATGCTAAAACCCAAAGGTTATTTCAAGGTGTGGTAGCGGGAATTTCACATTATGCTAACTGCGTTGGGGTACCCACCGTGGGCGGTGAAGTTTACTTTAACGCCGCTTATTCTGGGAATCCTTTGGTGAATGTGATGGCCTTGGGATTGATGGAAACGCCAGAAATCGTTAAATCTGGGGCTGCTGGTATAGGAAACCCGGTTTTATATGTCGGTTCCACCACCGGACGCGATGGTATGGGAGGCGCAAGTTTTGCCAGTGCTGAATTAAGCGATCAGTCTATAGATAATCGTCCCGCTGTGCAAGTGGGCGACCCATTTTTGGAAAAGTCGTTAATTGAAGCTTGTTTAGAAGCGTTTAAAACTGGTGCTGTTGTCGCAGCCCAAGATATGGGGGCTGCTGGGATCACCTGTTCAACTTCGGAAATGGCTGCTAAAGGTGGTGTCGGTATTGAACTAGATTTAGATAAGATTCCGGCGCGAGAATTTGGTATGGTTCCCTATGAATACCTGCTTTCAGAATCTCAAGAACGGATGCTGTTTGTCGCCCACAAGGGACGGGAACAAGAATTAATCGATATTTTTCACCGTTGGGGACTACATGCGGTAGTCGGTGGGACTGTGATTGCAGAACCGATTGTGCGGATTCTTTTTCAAGGTACAGTAGCTGCAGAAATTCCCGCCGATGCTTTGGCAGAAAATACGCCACTTTATCACCGAGAATTATTGACAGAACCGCCAGAATATGCAGTTAAAGCTTGGGAATGGAAGCCTGATTCCTTACCGGACTGCACAACTGCTGGGATCAAAATTCAAGGAAATTTGCACAGTTGGAATGATATTTTGTTAACTTTGCTGGATACACCCACCATTGCTTCTAAAAGCTGGGTATATCGCCAGTATGACCATCAGGTGCAGAATAATACGGTAATTTTACCAGGTGGGGCAGATGCGGCGGTGGTGCGGTTACGTCCTTTAGAACCCCCGTCAACCGTGAAAGGAGGCGGTAACAAAGGTGTGGCGGCGACGGTGGATTGTAATCCGCGCTATGTTTATCTTGACCCTTATGAGGGTGCTAAGGCTGTAGTGGCAGAAGCAGCACGCAATCTGAGTTGTGTGGGTGCCCAACCCCTGGCGGTGACGGATAATCTCAATTTTGGCAGTCCAGAAAAACCGATTGGTTACTGGCAATTAGCAGAGGCTTGTCGTGGTTTAGCTGAAGGGTGTCGGGAATTGGCTACACCTGTCACTGGGGGAAATGTTTCTCTTTATAACGAAACCCTAGATTCTCAAGGCAACCCCCAACCTATTTATCCTACCCCAGTTGTCGGGATGGTGGGGTTGATTTCTGACATCAGCAAAATTTGTGGTCAAGGTTGGCAGGCAGTCGGTGATTTAATTTATTTATTAGGATTGCCTGTGACATCCAAAATAACTTTGGGAGCATCAGAATATTTAGCTACTATCCACAATACGGTTGCAGGCATTCCCCCTAGGGTAGATTTTGACTTAGAACGTCGCGTACAGGCAGTTTGTCGTGCAGGAATTCGTGAGGGTTGGGTACGTTCAGCCCATGATTGTGCTGAAGGAGGGTTAGCTATTGCCATAGCAGAATCTTGCATTTCTGGCAACCTTGGCGCTCAAATTACATTAGAAATCCCAATAAATCAGTCAGTTCGCCTCGATGAAGTCTTATTTGCTGAAGGTGGTGGACGGATTTTAGTTTCTGTAGGATTAGAACAGCAAGGAATTTGGGAATCCTATTTACAGGAACACCTGGGGAAAGAATGGCAAAAGCTAGGCACGGTTGCTAATTCTGATTTGGGTTTAAGGGTTTTAACCACTGAAAACCAAGCATTAATCAACCTTAGCATCACAGATGTGAGCGATCGCTATTCCCAGGCGATCGCCAGACGTTTGACTATCCCAGCTACTACCCCTAGTTAG
- the purF gene encoding amidophosphoribosyltransferase, with protein sequence MIPIHPVTSDDYPQQNHKPEEVHSHENHPDKQEEACGVFGIYAPGEDVAKLTYFGLYALQHRGQESAGIATFAGTQVHLHKDMGLVSQVFNESILTELPGNLAIGHTRYSTTGSSRKVNAQPAVVETDLGTVAIAHNGNLVNTVQLREELLKNKCNLVTTTDSEMIAFAIAEEVNATADWLDGCMRAFHRCQGAFSLVIGTPIGIMGVRDPHGIRPLVIGTLAGNPERYVLASETCGLDIIGAEYLREVEPGELVWITEAGLTSIHWNQQPQRKLCIFEMIYFARPDSIMHNESLYSYRMRLGRRIAAESAVDADIVFGVPDSGIPAAIGYSQASGIPYAEGLIKNRYVGRTFIQPTQTMRESGIRMKLNPLKDVLKGKRVIIVDDSIVRGTTSRKLVKTLRDAGAVEVHMRISSPPVTHPCFYGIDTDTQDQLIAATKSVAEISQQLEVDSLAYLSWEGMLEATREDTNSFCSACFTGDYPVPIPDQVKRSKLILEKAVV encoded by the coding sequence ATGATTCCCATTCATCCCGTCACTTCGGATGATTATCCCCAGCAGAATCACAAGCCAGAAGAAGTTCACAGTCATGAAAATCATCCCGACAAGCAAGAAGAAGCTTGTGGTGTTTTTGGTATCTACGCACCAGGAGAAGACGTTGCTAAACTGACCTATTTTGGATTGTATGCCCTCCAGCACCGGGGTCAAGAATCAGCTGGGATTGCCACATTTGCAGGTACACAGGTACACCTGCACAAAGATATGGGCTTGGTGTCTCAAGTCTTTAATGAATCTATTTTAACCGAGTTGCCGGGAAACCTAGCTATTGGTCACACCCGCTATTCCACCACTGGTTCTAGCCGCAAAGTTAATGCCCAGCCGGCTGTTGTCGAAACTGACTTAGGTACAGTAGCCATAGCACATAATGGCAATTTAGTCAATACTGTGCAGCTGCGGGAAGAGTTGCTGAAGAACAAATGCAACTTAGTGACGACAACAGACTCAGAAATGATTGCTTTTGCGATCGCCGAAGAAGTCAACGCCACTGCAGATTGGCTAGATGGTTGTATGCGGGCGTTTCACCGCTGTCAAGGCGCTTTTAGTTTAGTTATTGGCACTCCCATTGGTATTATGGGTGTGCGTGACCCTCATGGGATTCGTCCCCTAGTCATTGGCACTTTGGCTGGTAATCCTGAGCGTTACGTTTTGGCTTCAGAAACTTGTGGTTTAGATATCATTGGTGCTGAGTACCTGCGAGAGGTGGAACCAGGAGAATTAGTTTGGATTACTGAAGCCGGTTTGACTTCCATCCACTGGAATCAACAGCCCCAGCGCAAGCTATGTATTTTTGAGATGATTTATTTTGCTCGTCCTGATAGCATCATGCACAACGAAAGTTTGTATAGTTATCGGATGCGTTTAGGGCGGCGAATTGCAGCAGAATCTGCTGTTGATGCGGATATAGTTTTTGGTGTTCCTGATTCGGGAATACCCGCAGCCATTGGCTATTCCCAAGCTTCTGGTATTCCCTACGCTGAAGGACTGATTAAAAATCGCTATGTTGGGCGCACCTTTATTCAGCCAACCCAAACCATGCGCGAGTCTGGTATCCGCATGAAACTTAACCCCCTCAAAGATGTGCTAAAGGGTAAGCGCGTCATCATTGTAGATGATTCCATTGTCCGGGGAACCACCAGCCGCAAACTCGTGAAAACTTTACGTGACGCCGGTGCTGTGGAAGTCCACATGCGAATTTCCTCTCCCCCTGTGACTCACCCCTGCTTCTATGGTATCGACACGGACACCCAAGACCAGCTAATTGCTGCTACCAAGTCAGTAGCAGAAATTTCCCAGCAACTGGAAGTAGATTCCCTGGCCTATCTCAGTTGGGAAGGAATGCTAGAAGCCACACGGGAAGATACTAATAGTTTCTGTTCCGCTTGCTTTACCGGCGATTATCCTGTTCCGATTCCTGATCAGGTGAAGCGTTCTAAGTTGATCTTAGAAAAAGCAGTGGTGTAG
- the cimA gene encoding citramalate synthase has translation MTTNPSHQLWLYDTTLRDGTQREGLSVSIEDKLRIAKRLDQLGIPFIEGGWPGANPKDVQFFWQLQENPLKLAEVVAFCSTRRPNSTAATEPMLQAILAAGTRWVTVFGKSWDLHVTTGLKTTLDENLAMIRDTIEYLRSQGRRVIYDAEHWFDGYKQNRDYALQTLEAAIAAGAEWLVLCDTNGGTLPHEVSEIVQTVVRVTGDWGHFDKLSASLGTGKDTNLFPIPQIGIHTHNDSDMAVANALAAVMAGARMVQGTINGYGERCGNANLCSLIPNLQLKLGYSCIAEDQLTQLTEASRFVSEVVNLAPDEHAPFVGLSAFAHKGGIHVSAVERNPLTYEHIQPEQVGNRRRIVISEQSGLSNVLAKARTFGIELEQQKSEARLLLQRMKDLESEGYQFEAAEASFALLMYEALGTRQQFFEVKGFQVHCDLIEGKETTNSVATIKVAVNGENILAAAEGNGPVAALDAALRKALVNFYPHIAAFELTDYKVRILNGHTGTAAKTRVLVESGNGQQRWTTIGVSTNILEASYQAVVEGLEYGLLLNFQAETKVISKT, from the coding sequence ATGACCACAAATCCCTCACATCAACTTTGGCTCTATGACACCACACTACGGGATGGCACACAGCGGGAAGGCTTATCAGTATCCATAGAAGATAAGTTACGCATTGCCAAAAGGCTCGATCAACTAGGAATTCCCTTTATTGAAGGCGGTTGGCCTGGTGCCAATCCGAAGGATGTACAATTTTTCTGGCAATTACAAGAAAATCCGCTAAAACTTGCAGAAGTTGTTGCTTTTTGTTCAACTCGTCGCCCCAATAGTACTGCAGCTACCGAACCCATGCTACAAGCAATTTTGGCAGCTGGTACTCGGTGGGTGACAGTTTTTGGTAAGTCTTGGGATTTACACGTGACAACAGGTCTGAAAACGACTTTAGACGAAAATTTGGCGATGATCCGCGATACGATTGAGTATCTTCGTTCTCAGGGGCGGCGTGTCATCTATGATGCCGAACATTGGTTTGATGGCTATAAGCAAAATCGAGATTATGCTTTACAGACATTAGAGGCGGCGATCGCAGCTGGTGCTGAATGGCTTGTCCTCTGTGATACCAATGGCGGTACTTTACCCCATGAAGTTAGTGAAATTGTCCAAACTGTGGTAAGAGTGACTGGGGACTGGGGACACTTCGACAAGCTCAGTGCATCGCTAGGGACTGGGAAAGACACAAACCTCTTCCCAATTCCCCAAATTGGCATTCATACTCATAATGATTCAGATATGGCGGTTGCCAATGCCTTAGCTGCTGTTATGGCAGGGGCAAGGATGGTACAGGGTACAATTAATGGTTATGGTGAACGTTGTGGGAATGCTAACCTCTGTTCGTTAATTCCTAATTTACAACTGAAGCTCGGTTATAGTTGTATCGCAGAAGACCAGCTCACCCAACTGACAGAAGCTAGTCGCTTTGTCAGCGAGGTAGTTAATCTCGCCCCTGATGAACATGCACCTTTTGTAGGATTGTCGGCTTTTGCTCATAAAGGTGGTATTCATGTCTCAGCGGTAGAACGTAATCCCCTGACTTATGAACACATTCAGCCAGAACAAGTCGGAAACCGTCGCCGCATTGTGATTTCTGAACAATCTGGACTCAGCAATGTGTTGGCTAAAGCTCGCACTTTTGGTATTGAATTAGAGCAGCAGAAATCAGAAGCCCGTCTACTTCTTCAACGCATGAAAGACTTGGAGAGTGAAGGATATCAATTTGAAGCTGCAGAAGCAAGTTTCGCTCTGTTGATGTATGAAGCTTTGGGAACTCGTCAGCAGTTCTTTGAAGTTAAAGGTTTTCAAGTACATTGTGACTTGATTGAGGGCAAAGAAACTACCAATTCTGTAGCGACAATTAAAGTAGCTGTCAATGGTGAGAATATTTTGGCTGCAGCAGAAGGGAATGGACCAGTTGCGGCTTTGGATGCTGCTTTACGCAAGGCTTTAGTCAACTTTTACCCCCACATTGCAGCCTTTGAATTGACCGATTACAAAGTGCGGATTCTCAACGGACATACGGGCACAGCCGCCAAAACCCGCGTGTTGGTAGAATCAGGAAATGGTCAACAACGCTGGACAACTATAGGCGTTTCCACCAACATTTTGGAGGCTTCTTATCAAGCGGTGGTGGAAGGATTGGAATACGGTTTATTGTTGAATTTTCAAGCAGAAACCAAGGTGATTAGTAAAACGTAA
- the thiO gene encoding glycine oxidase ThiO, translating into MTSDVLIIGGGVIGLAIAVELKLRGASVTVLCRDFHAASHAAAGMLAPDAEKISSGAMRSLCWRSRSLYLDWTRQLEELTSLNTGYWPCGILAPVYEQAVDSVTQGDGGLISPSSPAYWLDEDAIHQYQPGLAAEVVGGWWYPEDGQVDNRALVRTLLTAAESLDVELKQGISVEAIPQQQGQVVGVQTNAGLIRAGHYILATGAWSNELLPLPVLPRKGQMLSVRVPESLPELPLTRVLFGQNSYIVPRRNRSIIIGATSEDVGFTPHNTPAGIQNLLQAAIRLYPPLQHYPIQEFWWGFRPATPDELPILGPSPCKNLTLATGHYRNGILLAPITAALIADLIWEQKSDPLLTHFHYSRFQTKSSTSKSMLTHPVNFSATLTTPDTPLPTQDSPLIIAGKTFQSRLMTGTGKYRNIEEMQQSVIASACEIVTVAVRRVQTKASGHEGLAEALDWTKIWMLPNTAGCQTAEEAIRVARLGREMAKLLGQEDNNFVKLEVIPDTKYLLPDPIGTLQAAEQLVKEGFAVLPYINADPMLAKRLEDVGCATVMPLAAPIGSGQGLKTTANIQIIIENAGIPVVVDAGIGAPSEAAQAMELGADALLINSAIALAQNPAAMARAMNLATVAGRLAYLAGRMPIKNYASASSPLTGTINS; encoded by the coding sequence ATGACTAGTGATGTTTTAATTATTGGTGGCGGCGTTATTGGTTTGGCGATCGCCGTTGAACTCAAATTGCGCGGAGCAAGTGTCACCGTGCTTTGTCGCGATTTTCACGCCGCTAGCCACGCTGCAGCCGGTATGTTAGCACCAGATGCAGAAAAGATCTCCAGTGGTGCCATGCGTTCGTTATGTTGGCGATCGCGTTCTTTATATTTAGACTGGACGCGCCAACTCGAAGAACTGACTAGCTTAAATACTGGCTATTGGCCCTGCGGTATCTTAGCACCTGTTTATGAACAGGCGGTAGACAGCGTAACACAGGGAGATGGGGGACTAATATCCCCCTCATCCCCTGCATATTGGTTAGATGAAGACGCAATTCATCAATATCAGCCAGGATTGGCAGCAGAAGTAGTTGGTGGGTGGTGGTATCCTGAAGATGGACAAGTTGATAATCGGGCATTAGTGCGGACATTGTTGACAGCCGCCGAGTCCCTAGACGTAGAACTTAAACAAGGTATTAGCGTCGAAGCAATTCCCCAGCAGCAGGGACAGGTTGTGGGTGTGCAAACCAATGCTGGTCTAATTCGTGCCGGACATTATATTTTGGCAACGGGTGCTTGGTCAAATGAATTGTTACCCCTACCCGTGCTACCCAGAAAAGGACAAATGTTGAGTGTACGGGTGCCGGAATCTCTGCCGGAATTACCTTTAACAAGGGTTTTGTTTGGACAAAATAGTTATATCGTACCGAGGCGAAATCGCTCAATCATCATTGGCGCAACCAGCGAAGATGTTGGCTTTACCCCCCACAACACCCCAGCGGGTATTCAAAATTTACTCCAAGCAGCCATCCGGCTATATCCCCCATTACAGCATTACCCCATCCAGGAATTCTGGTGGGGATTTCGCCCAGCTACTCCCGATGAATTACCGATTCTTGGCCCTAGCCCCTGTAAAAATTTAACCCTAGCCACTGGCCATTATCGCAATGGGATTCTGCTTGCGCCGATCACAGCCGCATTAATTGCTGATTTGATCTGGGAGCAAAAGTCTGACCCCCTACTGACTCATTTCCATTATTCTCGGTTTCAAACTAAGTCATCTACCTCCAAATCCATGCTGACTCACCCGGTAAATTTTTCTGCGACACTTACCACTCCCGATACCCCACTCCCGACTCAGGACTCACCACTAATCATTGCTGGTAAAACCTTCCAATCTCGATTGATGACAGGTACTGGTAAGTATCGCAACATCGAGGAAATGCAGCAAAGTGTGATCGCCAGTGCTTGTGAGATTGTCACCGTAGCAGTGCGGCGGGTACAAACCAAAGCCAGCGGACATGAGGGTTTAGCTGAAGCATTGGATTGGACAAAAATCTGGATGTTACCCAACACCGCCGGTTGTCAAACCGCAGAAGAAGCAATTCGCGTCGCCCGTTTGGGGCGAGAAATGGCGAAACTATTAGGACAGGAAGATAATAACTTTGTCAAGTTAGAAGTGATACCAGATACCAAATATTTACTTCCCGATCCCATTGGAACGCTGCAAGCTGCAGAACAACTGGTAAAAGAAGGTTTTGCTGTATTACCCTACATCAACGCTGACCCCATGCTAGCCAAACGCTTAGAAGATGTAGGCTGTGCCACAGTCATGCCTTTAGCAGCGCCCATTGGTTCAGGACAGGGACTAAAAACAACCGCTAATATCCAGATTATCATTGAAAATGCCGGCATACCCGTCGTAGTAGATGCTGGCATTGGAGCGCCATCAGAAGCCGCTCAGGCAATGGAATTAGGGGCAGATGCCTTATTGATTAATAGTGCGATCGCTCTAGCTCAAAATCCCGCCGCTATGGCCCGCGCCATGAACCTGGCCACAGTCGCCGGTCGTCTCGCATACCTTGCCGGCAGAATGCCCATCAAAAACTACGCCAGCGCTAGCTCACCTTTGACTGGGACAATTAATAGTTAG
- a CDS encoding 2Fe-2S iron-sulfur cluster-binding protein has protein sequence MPRVLAQGQTIECDRNVNLRKILLQNGIDLYNGGANLINCRGIGSCGTCAVKVEGEVSAANWRDKTRRSLPPHSPTSDRRLACQTEVLGDVRVTKFAGFWGESSQIKWTPEG, from the coding sequence ATGCCCAGGGTACTAGCTCAAGGCCAAACAATTGAGTGCGATCGCAATGTGAATTTACGCAAAATTTTGCTGCAAAATGGTATTGACCTCTACAATGGCGGTGCTAATCTCATAAACTGTCGGGGTATTGGCAGCTGTGGTACTTGTGCGGTCAAGGTTGAGGGTGAAGTGTCGGCGGCGAATTGGCGTGACAAAACGCGGCGTTCGCTTCCTCCTCATTCTCCCACATCAGACCGACGGTTAGCCTGTCAAACTGAGGTTTTGGGCGATGTAAGAGTAACAAAATTTGCAGGTTTTTGGGGAGAAAGTTCCCAAATCAAGTGGACACCAGAAGGTTAA
- a CDS encoding type II toxin-antitoxin system RelE/ParE family toxin, translating into MTIVTQTDSIVIVSFKSEETKLLFDNFTSSEYPPNIQKTALRKLLILDAATSINDLRVPPGNRLEKLVGDRKGQYSIRINDQWRICFVWTDENNASEVEIVDYH; encoded by the coding sequence TTGACGATAGTAACGCAAACCGATAGTATAGTGATTGTTAGTTTTAAATCTGAAGAGACAAAGCTGCTCTTTGACAACTTTACATCTTCTGAGTATCCGCCCAATATCCAAAAAACTGCTTTACGAAAACTGCTGATTCTTGACGCAGCAACATCAATTAACGATTTGCGTGTTCCACCTGGTAATCGCTTAGAAAAGCTAGTTGGTGATAGAAAAGGGCAGTACAGTATTCGTATTAACGATCAATGGCGAATCTGCTTTGTTTGGACCGACGAGAATAATGCTTCGGAAGTTGAAATAGTTGATTACCACTGA
- a CDS encoding flavin-dependent dehydrogenase: MQEILYLEVPTPDTAAVRHWLQADFEPGNGEKILTPEGFRLKTQDATTTVGATISEKLPKELSVFIWSLQRTTYLKVFRWTDKPFPHEQQILQRLTTQIRSKFPHQYPEPPAIDLSQQSIFAALAPYYPLTVKYFEKMPNGEYDLKRAYWWEQRWREGVRNPQQPRQVVFSHKGDWGKENPHPQYDIIYIGGALGAIHAALMAKLGYKVLLIERLPFGRMNREWNISRDEIQSLINLGLVTSAELETIIAREYKDGFNKFFDANNPSKLRSPVLHTPTVLNLALDSEKWLQMCGHKLRATGGEIWDETEFISVHIDNTQVIVKVKHLPSENEKQVTGRLLVDAMGTASPIAWQLNGGRAFDSVCPTVGAVIDRGFDPGVWDSQYGDVLYSHGDISRGRQLIWELFPGIGEELTIYLFHYHEVNPENPGSLLEMYEDFFTILPEYRRCDMDKLVWRKPTFGYIPGHFSVGSSDRTVAFDRLIAIGDAASLQSPLVFTGFGSLVRNLERLTTLLDVALKHNLLSFSNLNQIRAYQSNVSVTWLFSKGMMVPTGKFLPPQRINAMLNTFFGLLVDEPPAVADNFIKDRCDWLTFNRLAIKAARKNPELLLWIWELAGPRDLIRWLGNYFNFGRSALVSAVLSGWFPRFLEKIGTWLEPRYPAFWLKLLTINYAITTGKPRSPTQVAQLNPKELIPNNLG; this comes from the coding sequence ATGCAAGAAATTCTTTATTTGGAAGTTCCTACTCCCGATACCGCTGCTGTACGCCATTGGCTACAAGCAGACTTTGAACCTGGAAATGGCGAAAAAATACTGACCCCAGAAGGCTTTCGTCTGAAAACTCAAGATGCAACTACAACAGTTGGGGCGACTATTTCTGAAAAGTTACCAAAGGAACTTTCTGTATTTATTTGGTCGCTACAGCGAACTACCTATTTAAAAGTATTCCGGTGGACAGATAAACCCTTTCCTCATGAGCAACAAATCCTACAACGGCTAACTACTCAAATCAGAAGTAAATTTCCCCATCAATACCCAGAACCGCCAGCAATTGATCTGTCCCAACAATCAATATTTGCAGCCCTGGCGCCCTATTATCCCCTGACAGTCAAATACTTTGAAAAAATGCCCAATGGGGAATATGACCTCAAACGCGCCTATTGGTGGGAACAACGATGGCGTGAAGGTGTACGGAATCCCCAGCAGCCACGTCAGGTGGTATTTTCCCATAAAGGGGATTGGGGAAAAGAAAATCCTCATCCCCAGTACGATATCATCTACATCGGTGGCGCTTTAGGCGCAATTCATGCGGCGCTGATGGCGAAATTGGGGTATAAAGTATTATTGATAGAGCGTCTGCCTTTTGGGCGGATGAATCGAGAATGGAATATTTCTCGCGATGAAATCCAAAGTTTAATTAACCTGGGTTTGGTGACTTCCGCAGAACTGGAAACCATCATTGCGCGGGAATACAAAGATGGATTTAATAAGTTTTTTGATGCCAATAATCCTTCTAAATTGCGATCGCCTGTCTTACATACTCCCACAGTCTTAAATTTAGCCTTGGACTCCGAAAAATGGCTGCAAATGTGCGGGCACAAGCTGCGGGCTACTGGTGGTGAAATCTGGGATGAAACAGAGTTTATCAGTGTTCATATAGATAATACACAAGTTATAGTAAAAGTCAAGCATTTGCCTAGTGAAAATGAGAAGCAAGTAACTGGGCGATTGCTAGTAGATGCAATGGGCACCGCCTCCCCCATCGCTTGGCAATTAAATGGTGGTCGCGCTTTTGACAGCGTTTGTCCGACGGTGGGAGCGGTAATTGATAGAGGATTTGACCCTGGAGTTTGGGATTCTCAGTATGGAGACGTGCTATACAGTCACGGCGATATTTCCAGGGGAAGACAGTTGATTTGGGAATTATTTCCCGGAATTGGCGAAGAATTGACGATTTATCTATTTCATTACCACGAAGTCAATCCTGAAAATCCCGGTTCCTTACTGGAGATGTACGAAGACTTTTTCACGATTTTGCCAGAGTATCGCCGATGCGACATGGATAAACTTGTGTGGCGAAAACCGACATTTGGCTATATACCCGGACATTTTAGTGTCGGGAGTAGCGATCGCACCGTAGCCTTTGATAGATTAATTGCCATCGGTGACGCTGCTTCACTGCAATCTCCCCTGGTATTTACTGGCTTTGGTTCCCTGGTTCGCAATTTAGAACGCTTAACAACCCTTTTGGATGTCGCCCTTAAGCATAACCTCCTGAGTTTCAGCAATTTAAACCAAATTCGCGCCTACCAAAGTAACGTTTCCGTCACGTGGCTATTTTCCAAAGGGATGATGGTCCCCACAGGGAAATTTTTACCACCCCAAAGGATTAACGCCATGCTGAATACCTTCTTTGGGCTATTGGTAGACGAACCCCCAGCAGTAGCAGATAATTTCATCAAAGATAGATGTGATTGGTTAACCTTTAACCGCCTCGCCATCAAAGCAGCTCGCAAAAATCCAGAGTTGTTATTGTGGATTTGGGAACTAGCAGGACCAAGGGATTTGATCAGGTGGCTTGGTAATTATTTTAACTTTGGTCGTTCAGCGCTAGTCAGCGCTGTGCTGAGTGGATGGTTCCCCCGTTTCCTGGAGAAAATTGGTACTTGGTTGGAACCTCGTTATCCCGCATTTTGGTTAAAGCTGTTGACTATTAACTACGCTATCACCACAGGCAAACCGCGATCGCCAACTCAAGTAGCACAACTCAACCCAAAAGAGCTGATTCCAAATAATCTGGGGTGA
- a CDS encoding ssl1498 family light-harvesting-like protein, with translation MPYTTEEGGRLNNFAREPKIYTAEPPNAGQKRTYIFLGIAATVLVVGLIVVAYSVSHVG, from the coding sequence ATGCCCTATACAACTGAAGAAGGTGGTCGTCTGAATAATTTTGCTCGTGAACCGAAGATTTATACGGCAGAACCTCCCAATGCAGGGCAAAAGCGAACCTATATTTTCTTGGGAATCGCGGCGACAGTTTTGGTGGTCGGCTTGATTGTAGTCGCCTATTCTGTTTCCCATGTTGGTTAA